In one window of Roseovarius sp. M141 DNA:
- a CDS encoding TauD/TfdA family dioxygenase encodes MTIDDLLVHPDTLVVTWADNTSTSFPTIWLRDNCPSGLHPQTHERLLDLLALDASPVLTSAQIAHGDVVLSYEDGHASHMPVALLSADRRGQRASDADAIAPQLWRADMTAATVPRYAAAPILAEDHALNAWMQATAKYGIAIVDHLEDRTSAGVDVAQRIGFLRETNFGTTFEVINKPDPNNLAYTSVALPLHTDLPNQEVPPGYQFLHCLANEATGGGSLFADGFAMAEDLRTEDPEAFRLLCEVPIPFRFNDRDADIRVYEPVITLDRSGEVIEIRYNAHLAGIFDMPSEIMPDYYRAYRAYMAKTRDPKYRLTLKLKGGEMVVFDNRRVLHGRDSFDPATGFRHLHGCYVDRGEFSSRLRMLARTVSAAKAA; translated from the coding sequence ATGACCATAGACGATCTTTTGGTCCACCCCGACACGCTGGTCGTGACTTGGGCGGACAACACGTCGACTTCATTCCCGACCATCTGGCTGCGTGACAATTGCCCTTCGGGGTTGCATCCGCAAACCCACGAGCGGCTGCTGGATCTGTTGGCGCTGGACGCCTCGCCTGTGCTGACCTCGGCGCAGATTGCCCATGGCGACGTTGTGCTGAGCTATGAGGACGGCCATGCCAGCCACATGCCGGTGGCCTTGCTCAGCGCGGATCGCCGCGGCCAGCGTGCAAGTGATGCGGACGCTATTGCGCCCCAGCTTTGGCGCGCGGATATGACTGCGGCGACCGTCCCCCGTTATGCGGCGGCCCCGATTCTGGCAGAGGATCATGCCTTGAACGCATGGATGCAGGCGACGGCAAAATACGGCATCGCGATTGTTGACCACCTTGAGGATCGAACCAGCGCAGGCGTCGATGTGGCCCAACGGATCGGATTCCTGCGGGAAACGAATTTTGGCACAACCTTCGAAGTGATCAACAAACCCGATCCCAACAACCTGGCCTACACCTCTGTCGCCCTGCCGCTTCATACGGATTTGCCGAACCAGGAAGTTCCGCCAGGCTATCAGTTTTTGCACTGCCTGGCGAATGAGGCGACAGGGGGCGGTTCGCTGTTCGCCGATGGGTTTGCGATGGCCGAGGATCTTCGGACCGAAGACCCAGAGGCGTTCCGCCTGCTCTGCGAGGTGCCTATTCCCTTCCGTTTCAACGACCGCGATGCGGATATCCGCGTCTATGAACCAGTGATCACGTTGGACCGCTCAGGTGAGGTGATCGAGATCCGCTACAACGCCCATCTGGCGGGAATTTTCGACATGCCGTCCGAGATCATGCCCGACTATTACCGCGCCTATCGCGCCTATATGGCCAAAACACGGGATCCGAAATACCGCCTGACCTTGAAGTTGAAGGGCGGTGAAATGGTGGTCTTTGACAATCGGCGGGTGTTGCATGGTCGCGACTCGTTCGATCCGGCGACAGGTTTTCGACATCTGCACGGCTGCTATGTCGACCGCGGCGAATTCAGCTCTCGTCTGCGGATGTTGGCGCGCACTGTCAGCGCCGCCAAGGCGGCCTGA
- a CDS encoding IS6 family transposase, producing the protein MARKSRFKHYRFPREIILCAVRWYLRYPLSYQDVDLLAERSIVVDRSTVYRWVQKFGPELTKRTEKHLRRASVDWHVDETYIRVGGTWRYLWRAADANGQMIDFRLTARRDARAAKAFLNKAIERVHLHRPVTICTDKAQAYRRVIREINHRYDPLFDSIRHIDRKWRNNLTESDHAALKRLLGYRQSFRSRRTAEATLSGIETIRTIKRGHIHHKKPGVCGEIAA; encoded by the coding sequence GTGGCGCGCAAATCTCGGTTCAAGCACTATCGGTTTCCTCGCGAAATCATACTCTGTGCTGTCCGTTGGTATCTACGCTATCCGCTGTCCTACCAAGACGTGGATCTTCTGGCTGAGCGCAGCATCGTCGTTGATCGGTCAACCGTTTATCGTTGGGTGCAGAAATTCGGACCAGAGCTAACCAAGCGGACCGAAAAACATCTGCGCCGCGCGAGTGTCGACTGGCATGTGGACGAGACCTACATCCGCGTCGGTGGCACGTGGAGGTATCTGTGGCGCGCTGCTGATGCAAACGGACAGATGATCGATTTTCGCCTGACCGCGCGGCGGGATGCAAGAGCGGCCAAAGCCTTTCTGAACAAGGCCATTGAGCGCGTGCACCTGCATCGGCCAGTCACAATCTGCACGGACAAGGCGCAGGCATATCGACGCGTTATCCGAGAGATCAATCATCGATATGATCCGCTTTTCGACAGCATCCGACACATCGACCGAAAGTGGCGAAACAATCTGACCGAGAGCGACCACGCGGCTCTGAAACGGCTGCTCGGGTATCGTCAGAGCTTTCGATCTCGGCGCACAGCCGAGGCGACCTTGAGCGGCATCGAAACAATACGAACCATCAAACGCGGCCACATCCATCACAAGAAACCCGGCGTATGCGGCGAAATCGCCGCGTGA
- a CDS encoding PLP-dependent cysteine synthase family protein, producing MNNWVTDALGKINADAHRSADTHLFKLPLPRLEGVDIYLKDESTHPTGSLKHRLARSLFLYALCNGRIKQDTTVVEASSGSTAVSEAYFARMIGVPFTAVLPKSTARSKIKLIEFYGGQIHFVDSAPQMHDASVTLAKEIGGYFMDQFTYAERATDWRGNNNIAESLFTQMEHEPHPIPARLVMSAGTGGTSATLGRYIRYKGYDTALTVVDPENSVFYDSYMSGDRSLTSDMSSRIEGIGRPKVEHSFQPGVIDDMIRVPDAASIATMLWLEKLIGRKAGPSTGTNLWGALQMAKDMKEAKRDGSIVTLLCDSGERYLDSYYNPDWVKECIGDYQDYSARLDTGFS from the coding sequence ATGAACAACTGGGTCACGGACGCATTAGGCAAGATAAATGCGGATGCGCATCGGTCGGCAGATACCCACCTGTTCAAACTGCCGCTACCTCGACTTGAAGGGGTGGACATCTACCTCAAGGACGAAAGCACCCATCCGACAGGTAGCCTCAAACATCGGTTGGCGCGGTCGTTATTTCTATATGCACTGTGCAATGGCCGGATCAAGCAAGATACCACAGTCGTCGAGGCATCGTCGGGCAGCACTGCGGTGTCCGAGGCCTATTTCGCGCGGATGATCGGCGTGCCTTTCACTGCGGTTCTGCCCAAGAGCACCGCGCGCAGCAAAATCAAACTCATTGAGTTTTATGGTGGGCAGATACACTTTGTGGACAGCGCCCCGCAGATGCACGACGCATCGGTCACCCTTGCAAAGGAGATCGGCGGTTATTTCATGGACCAGTTCACCTATGCAGAGCGCGCGACGGACTGGCGGGGCAACAACAACATTGCAGAGAGCTTGTTTACCCAAATGGAGCATGAGCCGCATCCCATTCCCGCGCGTCTTGTGATGAGCGCGGGAACCGGAGGTACGTCTGCGACGCTGGGTCGCTACATTCGATATAAGGGCTATGATACGGCCCTTACAGTCGTCGATCCGGAAAACTCTGTCTTTTACGACAGTTACATGTCTGGCGATCGCAGTCTGACCTCTGACATGTCCAGCCGCATCGAAGGCATCGGGCGCCCCAAGGTCGAGCATTCGTTCCAACCCGGCGTGATCGACGATATGATCAGAGTGCCGGACGCGGCCAGTATTGCGACCATGCTGTGGCTGGAAAAACTGATTGGCCGAAAGGCAGGGCCATCCACAGGAACAAACCTTTGGGGTGCCTTGCAGATGGCAAAAGACATGAAAGAGGCAAAGCGCGATGGCTCGATCGTGACCCTGCTGTGCGACAGTGGTGAACGGTATCTGGACTCATACTACAACCCTGACTGGGTCAAAGAGTGCATCGGTGACTATCAGGACTATTCCGCAAGGTTGGACACCGGGTTTTCCTGA
- a CDS encoding CcdB family protein has protein sequence MAAQFDLYRMADGALVTVLQSDLLDGMHTRVVAPLIPAGALTQALPALNPAVTLGEDVYLFMPQLAATLTLSELGTRVGSLAAQRDALVRALDALLSGI, from the coding sequence ATGGCCGCGCAGTTTGATCTGTATCGCATGGCGGACGGCGCGCTGGTCACCGTACTGCAAAGCGATCTTCTGGACGGGATGCACACCCGCGTCGTCGCGCCGCTGATCCCGGCGGGCGCGCTGACGCAGGCACTGCCCGCGCTGAACCCTGCCGTGACGCTGGGCGAGGACGTGTATCTGTTTATGCCGCAACTGGCCGCGACCCTGACCCTGTCGGAACTGGGCACGCGAGTCGGGTCGCTGGCCGCGCAGCGCGACGCGTTGGTGCGCGCGCTGGATGCGCTGCTGTCGGGGATCTGA
- a CDS encoding type II toxin-antitoxin system CcdA family antitoxin → MAQANQTPRKSTSMTLDGAILEEARALGINVSRAAESGVISAIRAERAKLWKQQNAGAIAEYNAYIDAGGVPLATHRKF, encoded by the coding sequence GTGGCACAGGCCAATCAGACACCCAGAAAATCAACCAGCATGACGCTGGACGGCGCGATTCTGGAGGAGGCACGGGCCTTGGGCATCAACGTCTCGCGGGCGGCGGAAAGTGGCGTGATTTCTGCGATCCGGGCCGAGCGGGCCAAGCTGTGGAAGCAGCAGAACGCGGGCGCCATCGCCGAATACAACGCCTATATCGACGCGGGCGGTGTGCCGCTGGCGACGCATCGGAAATTCTGA
- a CDS encoding DnaA N-terminal domain-containing protein, with protein sequence MQIKKPVGQMASARKYDLLTAMGAFALARGKAEQRMTLRLMTLVTARYNWARDELAVGQREIARLWSVEERTVKREMARLRACGWLRVKRQGARGRVTEYSLDIARILDDTQDQWAAIGPDFVQRLSPQDAAAPGNVVAMPLRKGAPVPAPDLSAGTDWALAQGILHAEDPAIYQTWFAGLVRLRRDGARLVLAAPSRFHGNYVQTHLAGRLLAACRSVDADLSEVVVTA encoded by the coding sequence ATGCAGATCAAGAAACCAGTTGGCCAGATGGCCTCGGCACGCAAATACGATTTGCTGACGGCGATGGGCGCATTTGCCCTGGCGCGGGGCAAGGCCGAGCAGCGGATGACCCTGCGATTGATGACGCTGGTCACGGCGCGTTACAACTGGGCGCGCGATGAACTGGCGGTTGGCCAGCGCGAGATCGCGCGGCTTTGGTCGGTCGAGGAACGCACGGTCAAGCGCGAGATGGCCCGCCTGCGGGCCTGTGGCTGGCTGCGGGTGAAACGGCAGGGCGCGCGCGGGCGAGTCACGGAATACAGTCTGGATATCGCGCGAATCCTTGACGATACGCAGGACCAATGGGCGGCGATAGGCCCCGATTTCGTGCAGCGCCTGTCACCGCAGGACGCCGCGGCGCCCGGCAATGTCGTGGCGATGCCGCTGCGCAAGGGCGCGCCTGTGCCGGCCCCCGATCTGAGCGCCGGGACCGACTGGGCGCTGGCGCAGGGGATTCTGCATGCCGAGGATCCGGCGATTTACCAGACATGGTTTGCCGGGCTGGTGCGGTTGCGGCGCGATGGGGCGCGTCTGGTGCTGGCCGCGCCCAGCCGGTTTCATGGCAACTATGTGCAGACCCACCTGGCCGGGCGGCTGCTGGCGGCCTGCCGGTCCGTCGATGCCGATCTGAGCGAGGTTGTGGTGACGGCGTGA
- a CDS encoding ParB N-terminal domain-containing protein, producing the protein MSKRKGFDIDFPGEDVPAGTPPEDAPAARRGPMASAIAENAEALRTRQQAEAAIRDENDRLAHELVRLKEQGLIVDLIDINAVSTTKLARDRSTTRDPELGELKESITAIGLSNPIRVEADGTGAWQLVQGYRRLTAYRELHAETGDARYASIPAGILAQGETIEGLYRRMVDENLVRRDISFAEMAALALRYAADEATEAMDVEQAVAVLYASAARQKRVYIRHFATLLEAIGSRLKFPEAIPRALGLQLEKRISGETGAAARIRAALGAGFATTPDAELEILRAQATAKPPKPAARTGAPDAAKTTFRCTVPAGTVRCAARKGKVELSCDRDFSAVEQQRLQAAVAAFFAALDGA; encoded by the coding sequence ATGAGCAAGCGCAAGGGATTTGACATCGACTTTCCCGGCGAGGATGTCCCCGCGGGGACACCGCCCGAGGATGCCCCCGCCGCGCGGCGCGGGCCGATGGCGTCGGCCATCGCCGAAAACGCCGAGGCGCTGCGTACCCGTCAGCAGGCCGAGGCTGCCATTCGCGACGAAAACGACCGCCTCGCGCATGAACTGGTGCGCCTGAAGGAACAAGGGCTGATCGTCGATCTGATCGACATAAACGCCGTGTCCACGACCAAACTGGCCCGCGACCGCAGCACCACCCGCGACCCCGAACTGGGCGAGCTGAAGGAGTCGATCACCGCCATTGGCCTGTCCAACCCGATCCGGGTCGAGGCGGACGGAACTGGCGCATGGCAGTTGGTGCAGGGCTACCGCCGTCTGACGGCGTACCGCGAATTGCACGCCGAAACCGGCGACGCGCGCTATGCCAGCATCCCCGCCGGCATCCTTGCGCAGGGCGAAACGATCGAGGGGCTGTATCGCCGGATGGTCGATGAAAACCTCGTGAGGCGCGATATTTCCTTTGCGGAAATGGCCGCGCTGGCGCTGCGCTATGCCGCGGACGAGGCGACCGAGGCGATGGATGTCGAACAGGCGGTTGCCGTGCTCTATGCCTCGGCCGCGCGGCAAAAGCGGGTCTATATCCGCCACTTCGCCACCCTGCTGGAGGCCATCGGCAGCCGCCTGAAATTCCCCGAGGCGATCCCCCGCGCGCTGGGGCTGCAACTGGAAAAGCGGATCTCCGGCGAAACCGGCGCGGCGGCCCGTATCCGCGCCGCATTGGGCGCCGGTTTCGCCACCACGCCCGACGCCGAGCTGGAGATCCTGCGCGCGCAGGCCACCGCCAAACCGCCGAAACCCGCCGCCAGGACCGGCGCGCCGGACGCCGCGAAAACCACGTTTCGCTGCACCGTCCCCGCGGGGACAGTCCGCTGCGCGGCCCGCAAGGGCAAGGTCGAGCTAAGCTGTGACCGTGATTTTTCGGCGGTCGAACAGCAGCGGCTTCAGGCGGCGGTGGCCGCGTTCTTTGCCGCGCTGGACGGCGCCTGA
- a CDS encoding TRAP transporter substrate-binding protein: MDRRSFIRAGALGTAATALAAPAIAQGNITWRMVTTWPKNFPGLGVGAQRLADRVTAASGGRLTIQVYSAGELVPPLQSLDAVIDGTAEMSHGAAYYWQNKSPALSFFTGVPYGMTTSELTAWVRYMGGQEIWDEIYDQFGVQGFLSGNTGNQTGGWFREELTGLDSIKGLRFRTPGLGGQVWEKLGATVSNMAAGEIFQALQSGTLDAAEFVGPYNDLALGFYQVAKNYYMPSFVEPGLATELVVDKAKYQALPDDLQAIIRDVCQAEYDQVSADFVANDPRALKTLVEEHGVQVRDFPDDIMEAGAVASKEVLDGLLGSDDPLVKKTAESFVDSLRITRVRSEKIDSKFQAARELYLDL, from the coding sequence TTGGATCGTCGTTCATTCATCCGCGCGGGTGCGCTGGGTACAGCCGCGACCGCGCTGGCCGCACCGGCCATCGCGCAGGGCAATATCACATGGCGCATGGTCACCACCTGGCCCAAGAATTTCCCGGGTCTGGGCGTCGGCGCGCAGCGTCTGGCCGACCGCGTCACCGCCGCATCCGGCGGGCGCCTGACAATTCAGGTCTATTCCGCGGGCGAACTGGTCCCCCCATTACAGAGCCTTGACGCCGTGATCGACGGCACCGCCGAGATGAGCCACGGCGCCGCCTATTACTGGCAGAACAAATCCCCGGCCCTGTCGTTTTTCACCGGTGTGCCCTACGGCATGACCACGTCCGAACTGACGGCGTGGGTGCGCTATATGGGCGGTCAGGAAATCTGGGACGAGATTTACGACCAGTTCGGCGTGCAGGGGTTCCTGTCGGGCAACACCGGCAACCAGACCGGCGGCTGGTTCCGCGAAGAGCTGACCGGCCTTGATTCGATCAAGGGCCTGCGGTTCCGTACCCCCGGTCTGGGTGGTCAGGTCTGGGAAAAACTGGGGGCGACCGTCTCGAACATGGCGGCGGGCGAGATTTTTCAGGCGCTGCAATCGGGCACGCTGGACGCCGCCGAATTCGTCGGCCCCTATAATGATCTGGCACTGGGGTTCTATCAGGTCGCCAAGAATTACTACATGCCCAGCTTTGTGGAGCCGGGGCTTGCCACGGAACTGGTCGTTGACAAGGCCAAGTATCAGGCGCTGCCGGACGATCTTCAGGCGATCATCCGCGATGTCTGTCAGGCCGAATACGATCAGGTGTCGGCCGATTTCGTCGCCAACGATCCCCGCGCGCTGAAAACGCTGGTCGAAGAGCATGGCGTGCAGGTCCGCGACTTCCCCGATGACATCATGGAAGCGGGCGCCGTCGCCTCCAAGGAGGTGCTGGACGGGCTGCTGGGCAGCGATGATCCGCTGGTGAAAAAAACCGCAGAAAGCTTTGTCGATTCGCTGAGGATCACCCGCGTGCGCAGCGAAAAGATCGACAGCAAATTCCAGGCCGCACGCGAGCTGTATCTGGATCTGTAA
- a CDS encoding TRAP transporter large permease subunit codes for MDPVLIGELLAGLMFFGIIGFLLLGFPVAFTLAGVSLMFGAVGWFFGVFDPSNFGALPNRYIGFMTNEVLVAVPLFIFMGVMLERSRIAEQLLLTMGKLFGNLRGGLGISVILVGAMLAASTGVVGATVVTMGLISLPAMLRAGYDPKLSTGVICASGTLGQIVPPSTVLIFMGDMLSGINSQVQMAKGNFAPVPVSVGDLFAGALLPGFLLVGLYLAYTIFKAITDPDSCPATPVPEAEKGDLLREVFSALIPPLLLILAVLGSILGGIATPTEAASVGAVGAMVLAALRWRLSFTILRETVVATATITSMVFIVLLGASVFSVVFRLMGGDNLVHEFLSTLPGGTLTAVAMVMAIMFLLGFILDTFEIIFIVIPITAPVLLMMDVDPIWLGVLVGVNLQTSFLTPPFGFALFYLRGVAPPELPTSAIYRGIIPFVGLQVLAIAILFAFPGIVTWLPRLIAG; via the coding sequence ATGGATCCCGTCCTGATCGGCGAGCTTCTGGCCGGGCTCATGTTCTTTGGCATCATCGGCTTCCTGTTGCTGGGGTTCCCTGTCGCGTTCACGCTGGCGGGTGTGTCGCTGATGTTCGGCGCGGTTGGCTGGTTCTTCGGCGTGTTCGACCCTTCCAATTTCGGCGCGCTGCCGAACCGCTATATCGGCTTCATGACCAACGAAGTGCTGGTGGCGGTGCCGCTGTTCATCTTCATGGGCGTGATGCTGGAACGATCCCGCATCGCCGAGCAATTGCTGCTGACCATGGGCAAGCTGTTCGGTAATCTGCGCGGGGGGTTGGGGATTTCGGTCATCCTCGTCGGCGCCATGCTCGCGGCGTCCACTGGCGTTGTCGGCGCCACTGTCGTCACGATGGGCCTGATTTCGCTGCCGGCGATGCTGCGCGCCGGGTATGATCCGAAACTGTCGACGGGCGTGATCTGCGCGTCCGGCACGCTGGGGCAGATCGTGCCGCCCTCCACTGTCCTCATCTTCATGGGCGACATGCTGTCGGGCATCAATTCGCAGGTGCAGATGGCCAAGGGCAATTTCGCGCCGGTGCCGGTATCCGTCGGGGATCTGTTTGCCGGAGCGCTGCTGCCGGGGTTCCTGCTGGTCGGGTTGTATCTGGCCTACACGATTTTCAAGGCGATCACCGACCCCGATTCCTGCCCCGCCACGCCGGTCCCCGAGGCCGAGAAGGGCGATCTGCTGCGCGAGGTCTTCTCGGCCCTCATCCCGCCGCTTTTGCTGATCCTCGCTGTTCTCGGGTCGATCCTCGGCGGTATCGCCACCCCGACCGAGGCGGCGTCGGTCGGCGCTGTCGGCGCCATGGTGCTGGCGGCGCTGCGCTGGCGGTTGTCGTTTACCATCCTGCGCGAGACTGTCGTGGCCACCGCGACGATCACCTCGATGGTGTTCATCGTGCTGCTGGGCGCGTCGGTGTTTTCGGTCGTGTTCCGCCTGATGGGCGGCGACAATCTGGTGCATGAATTCCTCAGCACCCTGCCCGGCGGCACGCTGACCGCGGTGGCGATGGTCATGGCGATCATGTTCCTGCTGGGGTTCATCCTCGATACGTTCGAGATCATCTTTATCGTGATCCCGATCACCGCGCCGGTGCTTCTGATGATGGATGTCGATCCGATCTGGCTGGGCGTGCTGGTCGGGGTGAATTTGCAGACATCCTTCCTGACGCCGCCCTTTGGATTTGCGCTGTTCTACCTGCGCGGCGTTGCGCCGCCCGAATTGCCCACATCGGCCATCTATCGCGGCATCATCCCGTTCGTGGGGCTTCAGGTATTGGCCATCGCGATCCTGTTCGCGTTCCCCGGCATCGTCACATGGTTGCCAAGGCTGATCGCGGGATAG
- a CDS encoding TRAP transporter small permease subunit codes for MLRLAAGLAAAICWINRIIGQVFSWLSLGIVLVCFTVVVQRYVFGVSFLWMQDLYIWLSGAMFTAVAGFAFMRDDHVRVDIFYRPARVRTRALVDLFGTLLFLLPFTAVVAIYSIPFVQRSWSYGEGSANVGGMPGLYILKTFILVFAGLLALQGIAAICRSVLVLAGRRDLVPPVMRYPVAGAEAAALEGNF; via the coding sequence ATGTTGCGACTGGCCGCAGGACTTGCCGCCGCGATCTGCTGGATCAACCGGATCATCGGACAGGTGTTTTCCTGGCTGTCGCTGGGGATCGTGCTGGTCTGTTTCACCGTGGTGGTGCAGCGCTATGTGTTCGGCGTCAGTTTCCTGTGGATGCAGGATCTGTATATCTGGCTGAGTGGCGCGATGTTCACCGCCGTCGCCGGGTTTGCGTTCATGCGCGACGATCATGTGCGCGTCGATATCTTTTACCGCCCGGCGCGGGTGCGCACCCGCGCGCTGGTCGATCTGTTCGGCACGCTGCTGTTTTTGCTGCCGTTCACCGCCGTCGTCGCGATCTATTCGATCCCCTTCGTGCAGCGGTCGTGGTCCTATGGCGAAGGGTCGGCGAATGTCGGCGGCATGCCGGGGCTCTATATTCTGAAAACGTTCATTCTGGTCTTTGCCGGGCTGTTGGCACTGCAAGGTATCGCCGCGATCTGCCGGTCGGTGCTGGTGCTGGCCGGGCGGCGCGATCTGGTGCCGCCGGTGATGCGCTACCCGGTGGCCGGGGCCGAAGCGGCCGCGCTGGAAGGAAATTTCTGA
- the cysD gene encoding sulfate adenylyltransferase subunit CysD — translation MTVQDTTAPEKTLTHLQRLEAESIHIMREVVANAENPVMLYSVGKDSACMLHLAKKAFYPSPPPFPLLHVDTTWKFRDMYDLRERAATDAGMKLLVHKNPEAVEKGINPFDHGGLHTDMWKTDGLKQALTQYEFDVAFGGARRDEEKSRAKERVFSFRSANHRWDPKNQRPELWKLYNTRKSKGESIRVFPLSNWTELDIWQYIHLEGIEIVPLYYSAPRPTVVRDGMILMVDDDRFPLNGEVPVNRSVRFRTLGCYPLTGAVESTASTLPEIIQEMLLTTTSERQGRAIDHDQAASMEKKKQEGYF, via the coding sequence ATGACTGTGCAGGACACCACCGCCCCGGAAAAGACGCTGACGCATTTGCAGCGCCTCGAGGCTGAGAGCATCCACATCATGCGCGAGGTGGTGGCGAATGCCGAAAACCCCGTCATGCTGTATTCCGTGGGCAAGGATTCCGCCTGCATGCTGCATCTGGCGAAAAAGGCGTTCTACCCCTCGCCGCCGCCCTTTCCGCTGCTGCATGTCGATACGACGTGGAAATTCCGCGACATGTACGACCTGCGCGAACGCGCCGCGACCGATGCCGGGATGAAGCTGCTCGTGCATAAAAACCCCGAGGCGGTGGAAAAGGGCATCAACCCCTTTGACCATGGCGGCCTGCACACCGACATGTGGAAAACCGACGGGCTGAAACAGGCACTGACGCAGTATGAATTCGACGTCGCCTTTGGCGGCGCCCGCCGGGACGAGGAAAAATCCCGCGCCAAGGAGCGGGTGTTTTCCTTTCGCTCGGCCAATCACCGCTGGGATCCGAAAAACCAGCGCCCCGAGCTGTGGAAGCTGTATAATACCCGCAAATCCAAGGGTGAAAGCATCCGGGTTTTCCCGCTGTCCAACTGGACGGAACTGGACATCTGGCAATATATCCACCTTGAGGGGATCGAGATCGTGCCGCTCTATTACTCCGCGCCCCGCCCGACGGTCGTGCGTGACGGCATGATCCTGATGGTGGACGATGACCGTTTCCCGCTGAACGGCGAAGTGCCGGTCAACCGCTCCGTCCGGTTCCGCACGCTGGGCTGCTACCCGTTGACCGGCGCGGTCGAAAGCACGGCCAGCACCCTGCCCGAAATCATTCAGGAAATGCTGCTGACCACCACATCCGAGCGGCAGGGCCGCGCCATTGACCACGATCAGGCCGCGTCGATGGAGAAGAAAAAGCAAGAGGGGTATTTCTGA